A region of Pristis pectinata isolate sPriPec2 chromosome 24, sPriPec2.1.pri, whole genome shotgun sequence DNA encodes the following proteins:
- the LOC127582662 gene encoding ras-related protein Rab-11B-like — protein MGSREDEYDYLFKVVLIGDSGVGKSNLLSRFTRNEFNLESKSTIGVEFATRSIQVDGKTIKAQIWDTAGQERYRAITSAYYRGAVGALLVYDIAKHLTYENVERWLKELRDHGDNNIVIMLVGNKSDLRHLRAVPTDEAWAFAEKNSLSFIETSALDSTNVEEAFQNILTEIYRIVSQKQISDRMAHETPGSDVVEIDVPPTSDGQKSSKLPCCQNM, from the exons TTGTGCTGATTGGGGACTCCGGGGTTGGAAAGAGCAACCTCCTGTCGAGGTTCACACGCAACGAGTTTAATCTGGAAAGTAAAAGCACCATTGGAGTTGAGTTTGCCACCAGGAGTATCCAGGTAGATGGAAAAACAATCAAAGCACAGATCTGGGACACAGCAGGACAGGAGCGATACCGTGCCATCACTTCAGC GTACTACCGTGGAGCTGTAGGTGCCCTGCTGGTGTACGATATTGCCAAACATCTGACATATGAGAATGTAGAGCGGTGGCTGAAGGAATTGCGTGATCACGGCGACAATAATATTGTCATCATGCTGGTTGGGAACAAGAGTGACCTTCGCCATCTGAGAGCTGTGCCAACAGATGAGGCATGGGCTTTTGCAG AGAAGAACTCTCTTTCATTTATTGAAACATCTGCCTTGGACTCAACTAATGTGGAGGAGgctttccaaaatattttaacag aaATTTACCGCATTGTTTCTCAGAAGCAAATTTCGGACCGGATGGCACACGAGACACCTGGTAGTGATGTTGTTGAGATTGATGTCCCCCCAACAAGTGATGGGCAGAAATCTAGTAAACTGCCATGTTGTCAGAACATGTGA